The Thermoanaerobacterales bacterium nucleotide sequence TGGGGAGCGAGAAAGATCTGCGAGCCGCCCATCCCTGAGGCGTGTTCGCTGGCTTCCACCATGTCCTCCAGCCGTACTTTGCCTTTTTCCAGCGCCTCGGCGGACAGGAGCAGCGTCATAATCTTGGTGACCGAGGCAATCGGCTGGCGGCGGTTAGGCTCCTTTGAAAAAAGAACCTGTCCGGTGACCGCGTCCATCAGCAGGGCGGACGCCGCCTTTGTTTCCAAAGGTGCTTTGCCGGGGGTGATGACCTTCTCTGCCGATGCTGCGGGGGCCAGAGTGAAGACGAGGATTGCTGTCAGAACAAGGGCGAGCAACCGCCTGCGCATCGTAATACCTGCCTCCCTTATGCTGTTTCTCCATTGTATTATGTACCGGCGGCGAAAGGAAATACGGAGACAGGGGTCGGTTGGAGACTTAGGCGAGGCTTGACTCGGTACCGGTGTAAACCCTATAATGAAAGGTGCACGGGGGATTAGTTCAATGGTAGAACAGCGGTCTCCAAAACCGTCGATGTGGGTTCGACTCCTGCATCCCCCGCCATATGAAACGACAGGCAGTTCCAATATGTTGGAACTGCCTTTTCATATGAGCCTTATGAATTCTTACTAGGCCTCTTTGCCGGCTTTCCTCTCGTTTTCCAGGGCGGTGTCCAGGGCCTGGTTGGTGAGGGCCAGCAGCCGGGTGGAGTAGTCGCGGCACAGGGCCTCGGTATGGATGTAATCAAACCCGTAGGGCAGAAGGTTTAAGGCGATAATCGATCCAAAGGCCTGGGCGTAGTTGGGGGCCGTGACGTAGTGGCGGAAACGCCTGGTGATGTCCTTAGAACCATCAAGGGTGACATACCGGCGGGCCGTTCCATCAGTAACCCGGTCGTTCAGGGTCTTGCCCTGACCGTCGAAGGCGGCATCCGGAAGCTCGGCCAGGCCCAAGGCGCGGAAGGACCTGTCCAATCGGGCGGCATAGGCATCACGAAAGGCCCGCAGGGCCTCGGGATCGGGTTGGGGCTTGGTGCGGCCCTCGGCCGGCTTGCGCAGCAGCCAGTTGGCCCGGGTGGTGGCGAGGTGGAAGGTATAGACACCAAATTCCCACAGGAGCTGGCGGCGAGCCTCCTCGAAGTAGTCCTGGTCCAGGTCGGGGAACTCCCCGGTACGTTCGTTAACAAGGTTATTGTACGACTCGAAAAAACCTTCGGGGTACATTCCCTGCGTCAGCCCGCCCATCACCAGGTCACAGGTCTGTTCCGCCAGGTTGCGGGCGCGTTCGGTGTTCGACACGAGATCGGTACCTCCTTGTGTCACTTCAACGTAGGAGCCCCTCGGCAAGGGCCTGCAGGTTATACCGCATAAGCCTCAGATAGCTGTCTCTTCCGGGCAGACCGGGACCGCCGAGGGGATCCAGGATGATGACGCGGCCCCCCAACTCGGCGGCGATGACCCGGGCGGTTTGGGTGTTTAACTGCGGCTCGGCGAGGACGGTGGACGCTTTTGCGACGCGGGCGGTGTCAACGACGCCGGCGATCCACTTGGCCGACGGTTCCTTGCCGGGAAAGGCCTCCACCACGGCCACCTGTTCAAGCCCGTAACGGCGTGCCAGATAAGTCCAGGCGGCGTGGACGGAGACGAACCGCCGGTCCGTAATCGTCCCGACAGTGGTGCGGAAGCTTTCGTCCAAGGCCTCCAAGGCCGACTGGTAGTCCCGGAGGCGGGCGGCAAAGTAATCGCGGTTTTCCGGCGCGGCCTCGGTCAGGGCCCGGGCGACGGCCGGCGCGATGTGATCATGCACCAGGACGGGGTCCAGCCAGACGTGCGGATTCACACCGTGATGGTCATGATCGGAGCCGGCCTCCGGCCCATCCTCCCCGTGAGCCTCGCCGCTGTTTTGCTCGGTAATGAGGGCGGAGGCGGGGATGGTCTCAAGCACGGCCACGTCCACGCGGTCGCCACGGCCGCCATCTCCCAAGCGTGCCGCCCAGTCGTCCAGGCCGGGCCCGACGCTGATGAAGACGCGCGCCGCCGTGAGACCGCGCATCTGTTCAGGCGTCGGCTCGAAGGTGTGCGGGCTGGCCCCCGGGGGCAGAAGCGTGACGACCTCGACCCGTTCTCCGCCGATTTGGTGCGCTATGTCGGCCAGCGGGAAGATCGTGGCCGCCACCTTGAGTACCTTGGAGTCGTGGCTTCCACTGTCGGCGGGAGAACCAGCGGCGCAGCCGACAAGGATAACCAGAGCGGTGACAAGGACAAGGGTCATAAGACCGTGCCGACAGCCCATCGCCATCCGGAGCCCCCTCCCGATCAGTGTTTGAAGAGGTGTTTATCCCATCCCCTATCTAACTATACCCGTCGGGTGTCAGTCAAGAGGACAAACGGCACAGAAAACTATTGACGCCATGTGTCGCAGATGGTAGATTCATCATAATTACATAGCCTGAAGGCGATGACGGAGGAAAGTAGGGCGTCCGGAACTCACAGGGAGGAAGGGTCGCCGACTGCAAGCCTTTCCAGGGAAGGCGCACCGAAGTTCCCTCCGGAGCCGCCACCTGAACGGGGGATGTCGGGGATCAGGGAGGCTTTTTGAGTCGCTTTGCGATCCGACCTCCTCTCCAGTAGACGTGGCCGGGGACTTCCGCCGTTAAAAGGAAGAGGGGTTACGCGGTACCGTTACGAGTACCGTTTTGACCCTTGGAGCGGGCCTTCGGGCCAAACAGGGTGGTACCACGGAAGACCTTTCGTCCCTGACGGACGAAAGGTCTTTTTTAGTATGGCGGGTTCTGTCGTGACGATGAGAGAACGTTAAGGGAGGGGATATCCGGCAACCCTTCAGGGAGAGGCTTTCCAACGCTGCCGACAGTCTATTGCGAGGAGGAATTGAAAGGATGAGGAAACGAAATCCAGTTGTCATTGCCTTCTGTCTTCTTGCGGCCTTGTTGCTCCTGGGTGCCGGTTGCTCCCCGAAGACCGGGGCGCCTGCCAAGGGGGAGCTTGAGCCCTATAAGATCGGTGCCGTGATTGACATCAGCGGTTCGGCTGCATCACTCGGCGAACCCGAAAGGGACACTCTGGAGATGCTTGTTGAAGAGCTGAACGCCAAGGGAGGAATCGACGGACATCCTGTTGATCTCGTTATCCTTGACAACAAGTCTAACGAGACGGAGGCCGTGTTGGCCGCCAAGAGACTGATCGACCAGGACAAGGTACTGGCTGTCCTCGGGTGCAGCACGAGTGGCCCCACGTTGGCGATGTTGGACACCATACAGAAGGCCAACGTGCCGCTGATTTCCCTGGCGGCTTCGGCCAAGATCGTGGAACCGGTCGGCGAGCGGCGGTGGGTGTTCAAGACGGCCCAGAGCGATATCCTTGTTGCCAACAAGATCGCCCGTTATCTTTTGGAAAAGGGCCTCAAGGACGTCGCCTTCCTCTCAATGAACAACGCTTACGGCGACTCCGGTCGTGAGTGTTTTGAAAAGGCGGCCGCCGACATGGGACTCAATATCGTGGTCAAAGAGAAGTTCGAGGCCACAGATAAGGATATGACATCCCAGATCGCCAAAGTTAAGGCCTCGAAGGCGCAGGCGACAGTAGTGTGGGCCATTCCGCCGTCGGCGGCCATCGTTACCAAGAACTACCATGACATGGGACTGCAAATACCTCTCATCCACACCCACGGCATCGGCAACAAAGCCTTTATTGATCTGGCCGGTGAGGCTGCCGACGGCGTGATCCTCCCTGTAGGGAAGATCCTGGTGGCCGAACAGCTTCCTGACAACGACCCGCAGAAGCAAGTTCTGCTGGAGTACATTGCCGCTTACGGGAAAAAGTACAATGAGCGTCCCAGCACTTTCGGCGGCCATGCGCACGACGGTTTCAGTCTAGCGGTTAAGGCTCTTGCCGAAGCCGGACCGGACCGGGCCAAAATCCGTGACGCCTTGGAAAGCATAACCGGTTACGCGGGGATCAGCGGTGTGTTCACTCTTTCACCCCGGGACCATAACGGGTTGGGCGAAGATTCCATGGTAATGGTCGAAATCAGAGACGGAAAATGGCAACTCATGACACAATAAGTTCGGAGGACTGAGCGAATTGGGCGTCGACGGGCAGTTTATTCAGTATCTGTTTTCCGGGCTTACCGTGGGAAGCATTTATGCCTTAATCGCCCTGGCGTTGGTGGTCACCTTTAACATCACCGGGATCTTCAACCTGGCGATCGGTGAATTCGTGACCATCGGCGTCCTGACCGCGGTAAGCCTCCGGGAGGCCGGTTGTCCCGATATCATGGCCTATGCCTTGGCAGTGATCATAGCCGGCGTGATCGGTGCGGCCATGGAGCGGAGCACCGTCCACCGTGCTCGTAATGCTTCCGTTCTGACGCTCATCATCATAACCATCGGCGTTGCCATCGCTCTTCGGGGTGCGGCCCTTCTCATATGGGGCACGCACCCCTACACCTTGCATCCCTTTATCAAGGCTGCGCCGATAAGTGTCGGCGGGGCGACCATCGTTCCTCAAAGTCTGCTGGTCCTTTGCCTGGCCATGGTCGCGGTGGGGATACTTTTCGCCTTCTTCGACTTGACTTACGCCGGGAAAGCGGTGCGTGCGGCAATGGTCAACCCGACAGCGGCCCGCCTTGTCGGCATCAATCCGGAACGCCTGTCGCTTTTGGCCTTCAGCTTCAGCGGGGTAATAGCCGCTCTGGCGGGCATCTTTATCGCCCCTATCACCACAGCCACATACGACATGGGTTTCATGCTGGGTTTAAAAGGTTTCGTCGCGGCCATTCTAGGCGGGGTCACGAATGTCAACGGAGCGATCGTCGGTGGCCTGCTGCTGGGGATCATTGAAGCCTTCGCCGCGGGAACCTTATCCTCCGGGCTTAAAGACGCGGTGGCGATGGCGGTAATGATCCTGGTGCTACTCACCCGCCCCACCGGTATCCTCGGATCAACCAGAAACGGCGGCTAGGAAGAATATGGGGTGATGATTATTGGCTATTGGAAAACCGTGGCTCTGCTTGGCGGCGGCGGGCCTGCTTTTCTCTGTCCCGCTGATCGTGACGAACACCTATATCCTGGGAATTCTGATCGTCGTTGGCCTATATGCCATCATCTCTGAGGGCCTCGGCCTGCTTATGGGCTTCGCCGGCCAGGTATCCTTCGGCCAAGCCGCGTTTTACGGACTGGGTGCCTATACGGCGGCGGTCCTTGCCACCCGTTACCACTGTCCTCCCTTCCTCTGTGTTTTGATGGCCCCGCTGTTGCCCACCCTCGTGGCGGTGGTAATCGGCCGTCCCATCCTTAGACTGCGGGAGCATTACCTGGCCCTGGCCACGCTTGGTTTCGGGATTTTGACTTTTTCACTCTTCAATGAGTTGACGGGTTATACCGGAGGACCTTCAGGTTTAACCGGCATCCCTTATCTCGGCATCGGTCCACTTGTAGCGGACAATGACCGGGAGTACTACTACATCGTTTGGTGCGTGCTCGCGCTGACGTTGACGGCGACGGCGAACCTTACCAGGTCACCGACAGGACGGGCTTTCAGGGCGATACACGCCAGCGAGCAAGCCGCGGAAGCGATTGGTATCAACACCGCTCTGCTGAAGCTTCAGGCCTTCGGAATGAGTGCTTTTCTTGCCGGACTTGCGGGAGGGCTGTACAGCTTTTGGGTGACCTTTGTAAGCCCTGCGCCTTTCGGATTTACAGCGTCGATGGAGTTTGCTTTGATGGCTGTGCTGGGAGGGTTGGGTACCATTTGGGGACCGGTCTTGGGGGCGGCGATTATTGTCGGGCTGACGGAGTTCCTTCGCTTCGCCGTACCCCTCATATTGCCCGCAGCCGGCGGTGAATTCGAAATAGTGTTCTTCGGAGTGATCTTCGTCTTAATAATGCTCTTACGCCCGCAAGGTATTCTTTTGCCGCGGATGGGCCGTGCCGAAAACTTTCGAGCGTCGAAGCCGCAGAGGGGTGCGAAATGCTCGCTGTAACAAGGTTGACCAAGAGATTTGGTGGGCTTTTGGCGGTAAATGACGTCAGTTTTGAAGTGAGAAGTGGCGAAGTCCTCGCGTTGATCGGGCCGAACGGCGCGGGAAAAACGACAACCTTCAACCTGATCACCGGAGTTGTACAGCCCGATGAAGGTGATATAGTTTTTCAGAATCGCCGCTTGAACGGGCTGAAGCCCTTCCGTATAGCGGAGTTGGGGATAACCCGCACCTTCCAAAACCTGGAGTTGTTCACGACGTTGACAGTCGTTGAGAACGTAATGGTCGGCTCCTATCGTATGCGACAGGCCGGTTTCCTGCGCAGTGTTTTCCGCCGCCCCGGAGTGATGGCGGAAGACCGTTCGCTGTATGAAACGGCATCGGCCTTGCTTGATCGGCTGGGGCTGGCGGGGAAGGCCCATCTCCCGGCCGGAGAGCTTACTTTCGGACAGCAGCGGCTGCTGGAAATTGCACGCGCCCTGGCCTCATCCCCCAAAGTGTTGCTCTTGGACGAGCCCGCCGCAGGTCTCAACGAGGCTGAATCACGAGAGCTTTCCCGGTTCTTGCTTTCCCTGGCGGACTCGGGACTGGCCCTCGTCCTGGTGGAACACGACATGGAGACCGTAATGGAGACTGCGGATCGAGTGGTGGTTTTGAACTTCGGTGCGGTGATTGCTGTCGGGACTCCGGATGAGATACAGAGAAATCCGGAGGTCATAGCCGCCTATTTAGGAAAAGAGGAGGAAGAAGATTGCTGATTGTCAGGGATCTGTCGGTTTACCGGGGCCATATCCGCGCGGTTGACGGCGTTTCTTTCAGCGTTGACGCGGGTGAAATCCTGGTGGTCCTGGGAGCCAACGGCGCCGGTAAGAGCACCCTTCTCGGGGCCATCGCCGGGATCCATCCCCCGGCGAAGGGCGAGATCTTCTTACAAGAGCGGCCCTTGAAAGGCCTTCCCGCCGAGGCCGTCGTGAAGATGGGCGTCAGCCTGGTACCGGAGAACCGTCAGTTGTTTCCATCTCTCACTGTTCGGGAAAATATCCTTCTGGGCGCCTTCAGTCGTTACGCCCGCGACAAGCGTTTTCTCCACGAGGACCTTTCAAAGATACTTGCTCTTTTCCCCGGCCTTGAGGAGAAGCTCGACTCCCCGGCTCACACTCTCAGCGGGGGCCTGCAG carries:
- a CDS encoding metal ABC transporter substrate-binding protein, giving the protein MAMGCRHGLMTLVLVTALVILVGCAAGSPADSGSHDSKVLKVAATIFPLADIAHQIGGERVEVVTLLPPGASPHTFEPTPEQMRGLTAARVFISVGPGLDDWAARLGDGGRGDRVDVAVLETIPASALITEQNSGEAHGEDGPEAGSDHDHHGVNPHVWLDPVLVHDHIAPAVARALTEAAPENRDYFAARLRDYQSALEALDESFRTTVGTITDRRFVSVHAAWTYLARRYGLEQVAVVEAFPGKEPSAKWIAGVVDTARVAKASTVLAEPQLNTQTARVIAAELGGRVIILDPLGGPGLPGRDSYLRLMRYNLQALAEGLLR
- a CDS encoding ABC transporter substrate-binding protein, whose translation is MRKRNPVVIAFCLLAALLLLGAGCSPKTGAPAKGELEPYKIGAVIDISGSAASLGEPERDTLEMLVEELNAKGGIDGHPVDLVILDNKSNETEAVLAAKRLIDQDKVLAVLGCSTSGPTLAMLDTIQKANVPLISLAASAKIVEPVGERRWVFKTAQSDILVANKIARYLLEKGLKDVAFLSMNNAYGDSGRECFEKAAADMGLNIVVKEKFEATDKDMTSQIAKVKASKAQATVVWAIPPSAAIVTKNYHDMGLQIPLIHTHGIGNKAFIDLAGEAADGVILPVGKILVAEQLPDNDPQKQVLLEYIAAYGKKYNERPSTFGGHAHDGFSLAVKALAEAGPDRAKIRDALESITGYAGISGVFTLSPRDHNGLGEDSMVMVEIRDGKWQLMTQ
- a CDS encoding branched-chain amino acid ABC transporter permease, which encodes MGVDGQFIQYLFSGLTVGSIYALIALALVVTFNITGIFNLAIGEFVTIGVLTAVSLREAGCPDIMAYALAVIIAGVIGAAMERSTVHRARNASVLTLIIITIGVAIALRGAALLIWGTHPYTLHPFIKAAPISVGGATIVPQSLLVLCLAMVAVGILFAFFDLTYAGKAVRAAMVNPTAARLVGINPERLSLLAFSFSGVIAALAGIFIAPITTATYDMGFMLGLKGFVAAILGGVTNVNGAIVGGLLLGIIEAFAAGTLSSGLKDAVAMAVMILVLLTRPTGILGSTRNGG
- a CDS encoding branched-chain amino acid ABC transporter permease, whose translation is MAIGKPWLCLAAAGLLFSVPLIVTNTYILGILIVVGLYAIISEGLGLLMGFAGQVSFGQAAFYGLGAYTAAVLATRYHCPPFLCVLMAPLLPTLVAVVIGRPILRLREHYLALATLGFGILTFSLFNELTGYTGGPSGLTGIPYLGIGPLVADNDREYYYIVWCVLALTLTATANLTRSPTGRAFRAIHASEQAAEAIGINTALLKLQAFGMSAFLAGLAGGLYSFWVTFVSPAPFGFTASMEFALMAVLGGLGTIWGPVLGAAIIVGLTEFLRFAVPLILPAAGGEFEIVFFGVIFVLIMLLRPQGILLPRMGRAENFRASKPQRGAKCSL
- a CDS encoding ABC transporter ATP-binding protein; this encodes MLAVTRLTKRFGGLLAVNDVSFEVRSGEVLALIGPNGAGKTTTFNLITGVVQPDEGDIVFQNRRLNGLKPFRIAELGITRTFQNLELFTTLTVVENVMVGSYRMRQAGFLRSVFRRPGVMAEDRSLYETASALLDRLGLAGKAHLPAGELTFGQQRLLEIARALASSPKVLLLDEPAAGLNEAESRELSRFLLSLADSGLALVLVEHDMETVMETADRVVVLNFGAVIAVGTPDEIQRNPEVIAAYLGKEEEEDC
- a CDS encoding ABC transporter ATP-binding protein produces the protein MLIVRDLSVYRGHIRAVDGVSFSVDAGEILVVLGANGAGKSTLLGAIAGIHPPAKGEIFLQERPLKGLPAEAVVKMGVSLVPENRQLFPSLTVRENILLGAFSRYARDKRFLHEDLSKILALFPGLEEKLDSPAHTLSGGLQQMVAIGRGLMARPRLLLMDEPSIGLAPLVVREIMQTIRHLKDQGHTVILVEQNARAALRIADRALIMGQGRIVLSGSPRALLQSTGLQSAYLGRSSDMRSASSS